In the genome of Pseudomonas fluorescens, the window GGATGGCGGCGAGGGTGGGGCCGAGCACGCGTTCGCTGGTGCGCGACAACCCCAGTAGCAACCCCAGGGCAAACCCGAGCCCGCCACCAAGCAGCAATCCGCCAAGGGTTCGGCCCAGGCTCAGGGCCATGCCGCCAAGCAGTGTGCCGTCGAGCAAACCATCCCGGGTGGTCTGCAGGACGGCCAGCGGGCTGGCCAGAATGTTCGCGTCAATCCACTGCTGATCCGAGGTCAGTTGCCACAACGCCAGAAGCACCAATGGCAGCAGCCACGGTTGCAAGCGCTGCCAGCCTTGATAACGCGGCCCGCGACGGATTTCGGCGGTGGCCGGGTGCGGCCAGTGCACCAGTTTCCTGTCCAGCAAACCGATGCCGCGATCCATCGCCACGCCGATCAAACCGATCACCACAATGCACACGAACACGATGTCGAGCATGAACAACTGCCGCGCCCAGACCATCAGGTAGCCGATGCCTTCACTGGAGGCGAGCAGTTCGACAGCGAGCAGTGAAGTCCAGCCGGCGGCCAGCGCGAGGCGCACACCGGCCATGAACGCCGGTAGCGCGGCAGACAGCACCAGGCGGCGGATCAACAAGTGCCTGGGCAGGCGCAACACGGCGGCGGCTTCGCGCAGCTTGGGTTGTGCGTCGCGCACACCGACCAGTGTATGCAGGGTCACCGGCACCACGATGGCCTTGATCAACACCACCAGCTTCAGCACTTCGCCAATGCCGAAAAACACCATGAACAATGGAATCCAGGCCAGGGTCGGGACTTGCGCCAACCCGGCGAAGGTTGGAAATACCAGACGCTCCAGTCGACGGCTGAAACCCAGTGCCGCACCCAAAACAGCACCAGCGCTGATCCCGGCCAGCAGCCCCCAGAACAAGCGTTGCAGGCTGATCCACAAATGGCTCCACAACTCGCCTTGGGACAGTTCCAGTGCGCCGCTCCAGACCTGGGTCGGCGCCGGCAGGATCTGCTCGCTCATCCAGTGATTGTGGCTGGCGAGCCACCAGAGCGTGAACAGGGTGACCGGCAGCAACCAAGGCAACAGCCGACGATTCAGACTGGGCCAAAGGCGCTGGTTTTCCAGTGGTGGCACGGCCAGCGGCAGGCTGAGAAGAGAAACACGGGCCATGGATGACCTCCGTTGTCGGGTTGCAATACAGGCCTGCTTTTTTGTAGGAGTGAGCCTGCTCGCGATAGCGGTGTGTCAGGCAAAGATGTCTCGATTGACCTTCCGCTATTCGCGAGCAGGCTCGCTCCTACAAGGGTTCAAGGCGTATGCAAAATTGATCTATAAAATTAAAAATCAATACTATTGAGAGATAAGAGAAGCCATTTATGGCCTCCCTAAGCCTCCGCATCCAATGCATTCGAAGAATATTTTTGATGCCGTTTGGGCATATCGGCCAAGAGCCCCGGATGCGTTGATATAGATCTAAAAGATCTAAAAATGTGAATTTATAGTATTTAAGTGTTGGTTCCACTTCGGCCTACTTTCGGCTCCTCAACGCCCGTTGCCCCAAGGAGCCGCACCCATGAACCTTCCATTCAAACGTGTCATCAGTCTGTTCGCCGCACCGGCCCTTGCGGGGCTGCTGGTTTTCACGGCCAACGCCGATGAGCTCAAGGAAATCCGCATCGCGGTGCCGGACCTGAGTGCCGGAACCCAGCACAGTGGTGGCGGTGTCGTGGATGTGCTGCGTGATCAACAGATCTTCGAAAAGGCTTTCGCCGATCAAGGCATCAAGATTCAGTGGAGCTTCTTCAAAGGCGCAGGCCCGGTGATTAACGAGGCGTTCGCCAACGGTCAGGTGGACCTGGCCTACCTCGGCGATCTGGCGGCCATCATCGGCAAGTCCAATGGTCTGGATACGCGACTGCTCAGTGCCTCGGCGCGCGGGGTGAAGCATTACCTCGGCGTAGTGCCGGGTTCGGGGATCAAGACCCTGCAGGACCTAAAGGGCAAACGCGTGGCCATCTTCCGTGGCACCGCCAGCCAGTTGTCCTTCGATGCGGCACTGGCCAGCCAGGGGTTGAGCGAGAAGGATGTGAAAGTCATCAACCTGGACTTCAACGCGGCGGTCGCGGCGCTGGCGGCGAAGCAGATCGATGCCTCGTGGGGCGGTTCCGGGCTGACGGCGTTGCAGGCCAAGGGGCTGGCCGAGTTGCCGCTCAATACCAAGGACCTGGGCGGCGCCGGCAGTGTACAGGCGGTGCTGATAGGGACCGGGAAGTTTGTCGATGCGCATCCGGAGGCAGTGGCGAAACTGCTCAAGGCCCAACAGCAGGCCGTGGAGTGGCTGACCCAGGACAGCAACAAGGACGCCTACATTCAGCTGGTGTCGGGGCTGGCGAGTTATCCGGCGGTAATTCTTTCTCAGGATTTGAAGGATCAGAAACTGAGCGAGGTTTTCCCGTCGACGCTTGACCCGGTGTTCCTTGGCAAATTGCAGGACGCGGTGGATTTGGCTTCGCAGCAGAAGCTGATTCGCAAGTCGTTCAAGGTCAGCGATTGGGTGGCGCCGGAACTGGCTGCGGCCAAGCTCTGAATCTTCAGTGAGCTCACTGGCCTCATCGCGAGCAGGCTCGCTCCCACACTGACCGTGTGAACACCGGAGATCCCCTGTGGGAGCGGGCTTGCTCGCGAAGAGGCCCTAAACCGCGACGCCGATCTGCTGCCTGTCCACCGCCACCAACGTCTCGATCATCGCCCGCGCCGCCGGCGACAAGCGGAACCCGGTGCGGCTGACGATCCCGCACCGCGCATTCATGCTCTCGATGTTCTGCGGCAGGTTGCGCCAGTGCAGCAGCACCAGTGAACCCTGGGCAATGTCTTCAACAAACGCTTCTTCAGTCCCCACGCCAATCGCATTCGATTGCAGCACCACTTTCACCAGCGCCGGGAAATGCTCGGTCTCGATGGTCGGCGAAAAGTCCACCCGTCCACTGAGGTTCGCCAGCAGTTTGCGAATGCCCGGCGGGATCATCGTGGTTGCCAGTGGGTAATCGAACATGTCGTTGGTCGACAGGCTTTCCTTGGCCAGCAGCGGATGCCCGGGCCGGCAGAAAAACACACCGCGCTTGGGCGTCAGGGCCTGGGTCTGGAAGTTCGGGTCGGACTCGAAATGGCGGATGTCGGCGATGAAAAATTCGATCTCCTCACGGCTCAGCGCACGGCTGAGTTTTTCCCAGTTATCCACCTCGAAACAGGTGCGCACTTTCGGATGCGCATTGATGAATTGCGCCACCGCATCCGGCACCAGTTTCACCGCCGGTGCCGGGCCGCAACCGAAGCGCAGCTCACCGGCATCAAGCTTGGTCATCTGCGTCACTTCGCAGCTGAGCAACGCCGCACCCTGCACCAGGCTGCGGGCATGTTGCAGCACCACCAGGCCTTCGGGGGTGGGGCGCAAGTCCTTGTTGCCACGGTCCACCAGCACGCAGCCGAACTCGTGTTCGAGCCCCTGAATGCTGCGGCTGAAGGCAGGCTGGGTAATGCCCATGGCCTCGGCCGCGCGCACGAAACTGCGGTGTTCGTCGAGGGCGATGAAGTAACGCAACTGGCGAAGATCCATATGCTTTTCCGGCATCCTAAAAATAGCTCGAAGGCATTTGCGACGAGGGTTGACTGAGGTTTTAAATGCAAGCTCTTATTCCGTCAACGAAGCATTAAGATATCTATTAGATCTAAATAGAATATATATAGAGCAGTGTTTCGCGGCCGGTTCAACCGCAAGCAGTCTGATGAGGGTCTACCCATGAGCAATGCCGCTTTCGCAGTACAACCCGCTGTTCACGCGCTTGAAATCCATCCGGTGGCCGGTCGCATCGGTGCCGAAATCCGTGGCGTACAGCTTTCGGGCGAGCTGGATGCCGCCACTGTTGAAGCCATTCAACAGGCACTGCTGCAATACAAAGTGATCTTCTTCCGCGAGCAGACCCAGCTCGACGATCAGCGTCAGGAGGCGTTCGCCCACCTGCTCGGCGAACCTGTTGCACACCCGACCGTACCGGTGCGCGAAGGCACGCGTTTTCTGCTGGAACTGGACGGTGCCGAGGGCCAGCGAGCCAGCTCGTGGCATACCGACGTGACCTTCGTCGAGGCCTACCCCAAAGCTTCGATCCTGCGCTCGGTGGTGGCCCCGGCTTTCGGCGGCGACACCCTGTGGGCCAACACCGCCACTGCCTATGACGGGTTGTCGGCGG includes:
- a CDS encoding ABC transporter permease subunit, which encodes MARVSLLSLPLAVPPLENQRLWPSLNRRLLPWLLPVTLFTLWWLASHNHWMSEQILPAPTQVWSGALELSQGELWSHLWISLQRLFWGLLAGISAGAVLGAALGFSRRLERLVFPTFAGLAQVPTLAWIPLFMVFFGIGEVLKLVVLIKAIVVPVTLHTLVGVRDAQPKLREAAAVLRLPRHLLIRRLVLSAALPAFMAGVRLALAAGWTSLLAVELLASSEGIGYLMVWARQLFMLDIVFVCIVVIGLIGVAMDRGIGLLDRKLVHWPHPATAEIRRGPRYQGWQRLQPWLLPLVLLALWQLTSDQQWIDANILASPLAVLQTTRDGLLDGTLLGGMALSLGRTLGGLLLGGGLGFALGLLLGLSRTSERVLGPTLAAIRQIAIFAWVPLLTAWFGLGELAKWVFVALAAFFPLFIATQRSVAHLSPQLNEAAQVLRLNLRQRLGRLVLPGAAPGIFAGLRLSLIYAWLGTIGAEYFMPSNGGIGSQMIGAQQLLRMDLIMAGMLLVGLTGALLNLIGQRLEIRATRWRHA
- a CDS encoding ABC transporter substrate-binding protein, with the translated sequence MNLPFKRVISLFAAPALAGLLVFTANADELKEIRIAVPDLSAGTQHSGGGVVDVLRDQQIFEKAFADQGIKIQWSFFKGAGPVINEAFANGQVDLAYLGDLAAIIGKSNGLDTRLLSASARGVKHYLGVVPGSGIKTLQDLKGKRVAIFRGTASQLSFDAALASQGLSEKDVKVINLDFNAAVAALAAKQIDASWGGSGLTALQAKGLAELPLNTKDLGGAGSVQAVLIGTGKFVDAHPEAVAKLLKAQQQAVEWLTQDSNKDAYIQLVSGLASYPAVILSQDLKDQKLSEVFPSTLDPVFLGKLQDAVDLASQQKLIRKSFKVSDWVAPELAAAKL
- a CDS encoding LysR family transcriptional regulator, encoding MDLRQLRYFIALDEHRSFVRAAEAMGITQPAFSRSIQGLEHEFGCVLVDRGNKDLRPTPEGLVVLQHARSLVQGAALLSCEVTQMTKLDAGELRFGCGPAPAVKLVPDAVAQFINAHPKVRTCFEVDNWEKLSRALSREEIEFFIADIRHFESDPNFQTQALTPKRGVFFCRPGHPLLAKESLSTNDMFDYPLATTMIPPGIRKLLANLSGRVDFSPTIETEHFPALVKVVLQSNAIGVGTEEAFVEDIAQGSLVLLHWRNLPQNIESMNARCGIVSRTGFRLSPAARAMIETLVAVDRQQIGVAV